Proteins encoded together in one Papaver somniferum cultivar HN1 unplaced genomic scaffold, ASM357369v1 unplaced-scaffold_21, whole genome shotgun sequence window:
- the LOC113340162 gene encoding F-box/kelch-repeat protein At3g06240-like — translation MSSSCHTRSKLKHIESIPLFLNLPEEVHEEIFLRLPEKSMLISRCVCKLFYNLLSKPNFINNHVNRTNQSKNNNRKLLCTHFSLGKHPMVYSIPIDCASISSSSSSLSCVCDGAVLIKFPFEPKSFPSLDFLGSCNGLICLKISSVDIAEIEKGQIVYTYYYNILNPLTREYKEFRWPGRWYQAIYGFGYDTNNDDYKLVIISVYSCVNIDVYSVRSDSWSSIQGTVNYSFRYGGKGSRGLFFNGALHWLGSIATQGISSEVIVSFDISNGTMLNMPIPEVVMPPTEYRGGMYANVGVWGDCICIAFIWGSVRIDVWVMQEYGVEESWIHIFATTQLPRPSYITPFWKPLWLFDNGEILVDIDGKQLLLCNPTTKTVRSVVVRDIKMDYNREIYVESIVSLGTGTYLEKQITHGVVKNPEQQLLR, via the coding sequence ATGAGCAGTTCATGTCATACTAGATCCAAACTTAAGCATATTGAATCTATACCTCTGTTCTTAAATCTTCCTGAAGAGGTTCATGaagagatctttttgaggttaccaGAGAAATCTATGTTGATATCTAGGTGCGTATGCAAACTTTTCTATAATCTTCTTTCTAAACctaatttcatcaataatcatGTCAATCGCACTAATCAAAGCAAGAACAACAACCGTAAACTCTTGTGCACTCATTTCTCGCTAGGTAAGCACCCTATGGTTTACTCCATACCTATAGATTgtgcttcaatttcatcatcgTCATCCTCGTTATCATGTGTATGTGATGGAGCTGTTCTGATAAAATTCCCATTTGAACCTAAGAGTTTTCCTTCTCTTGATTTTTTGGGCTCATGTAATGGCTTGATTTGCTTAAAGATTAGTAGTGTTGATATAGCTGAGATTGAAAAGGGACAAATTGTGTACACTTATTATTACAATATTTTGAACCCATTAACAAGAGAATATAAGGAATTTAGGTGGCCAGGACGGTGGTACCAAGCTATTTATGGATTTGGTTATGATACCAACAATGATGATTACAAACTTGTGATAATATCGGTTTATAGTTGCGTCAACATTGATGTTTATTCAGTGAGATCAGATTCATGGAGTAGTATTCAGGGTACCGTCAATTACTCATTTCGTTATGGTGGTAAAGGATCGCGTGGTTTGTTTTTCAACGGAGCTCTTCATTGGTTGGGAAGTATCGCCACCCAAGGAATTTCGTCCGAAGTTATAGTGTCGTTTGATATTAGTAATGGGACAATGCTGAATATGCCAATACCTGAAGTTGTTATGCCACCTACAGAGTATCGGGGAGGAATGTATGCAAATGTGGGAGTGTGGGGAGACTGCATTTGTATAGCATTTATTTGGGGTTCAGTTAGAATTGATGTGTGGGTGATGCAGGAATATGGAGTGGAGGAATCATGGATACACATTTTTGCCACAACCCAACTGCCACGGCCCTCGTACATCACTCCATTTTGGAAGCCACTATGGTTGTTTGACAATGGGGAAATTCTGGTAGATATTGATGGCAAGCAATTACTTCTATGTaatccaacaacaaaaacagttaGATCAGTGGTGGTCCGTGATATTAAAATGGATTATAATCGAGAGATTTATGTGGAGAGCATAGTCTCACTTGGTACTGGTACTTATTTGGAGAAACAGATTACACATGGGGTTGTGAAGAATCCTGAGCAACAATTGTTGAGGTAA